The Terriglobales bacterium genome includes a region encoding these proteins:
- a CDS encoding YceI family protein, with protein sequence MSRGLRALCFLLLLSATLAAQERAIDPPRSTVTVHVGKAGVFSAFGHGHEVRGPIAQGSVDASGADPKVEVLVRAADLKVLDPDLKPADRAEVQSTMLGPKVLDAERFPDIRFRSTRAQREGDGWKIEGELTLHGETHPVMVRAREAAGHYTASANFRQTTFGITPVTAGGGGVKVKDELQLDFSIALR encoded by the coding sequence ATGAGCCGCGGCCTGCGGGCCCTCTGCTTCCTACTCTTGCTGAGCGCCACCCTGGCCGCGCAGGAGCGGGCCATCGACCCCCCGCGCTCCACCGTTACCGTGCACGTCGGCAAGGCCGGGGTCTTCTCCGCCTTCGGCCACGGACACGAGGTGCGCGGGCCCATCGCCCAGGGCAGCGTGGACGCGTCCGGCGCCGACCCCAAGGTCGAGGTACTGGTGCGCGCCGCCGACCTGAAAGTGCTCGATCCGGACCTCAAGCCGGCCGACCGGGCCGAGGTGCAGTCCACCATGCTCGGGCCCAAGGTGCTGGACGCCGAGCGCTTCCCCGACATCCGCTTCCGCTCCACCCGCGCCCAGCGTGAGGGCGACGGCTGGAAGATCGAGGGCGAGCTCACACTGCACGGGGAGACGCATCCGGTGATGGTCAGGGCGCGCGAGGCCGCCGGGCACTACACTGCTTCCGCCAACTTCAGGCAGACCACCTTCGGCATCACCCCGGTGACCGCCGGCGGCGGAGGCGTGAAGGTGAAGGACGAGCTGCAGCTCGACTTCAGCATCGCGCTGCGGTAG